A genomic region of Streptomyces sp. R33 contains the following coding sequences:
- a CDS encoding YraN family protein: protein MNATGVAQQALGRYGEELAARRLAEAGMTVIARNWRCRSGEIDIVARDGDALVVCEVKTRRAGEFEHPMAAVRPGKAERLRRLAGRWLADHGGPPPGGVRIDLVGVLLPRRGAPVVEHVRGVA, encoded by the coding sequence ATGAACGCGACGGGCGTGGCACAGCAGGCATTGGGGCGGTACGGCGAGGAGCTCGCGGCGCGGCGGCTGGCCGAGGCCGGGATGACCGTGATCGCGCGGAACTGGCGGTGCCGTAGCGGGGAGATCGACATCGTCGCGCGGGACGGGGACGCCCTCGTCGTGTGCGAGGTCAAGACCCGCCGGGCGGGCGAGTTCGAACATCCCATGGCCGCCGTCCGCCCCGGCAAGGCCGAGCGATTGCGCCGGCTCGCCGGCCGATGGCTCGCCGACCACGGCGGACCGCCCCCGGGCGGGGTGCGCATCGACCTCGTGGGAGTCCTGCTGCCGCGCCGCGGTGCGCCCGTGGTGGAGCACGTCAGGGGGGTGGCGTGA
- the whiG gene encoding RNA polymerase sigma factor WhiG gives MPQHTSGSDRAAVPPAARGSVRTTAPSSLEALWRSYKESGDERLREQLILHYSPLVKYVAGRVSVGLPPNVEQADFVSSGVFGLIDAIEKFDIERSIKFETYAITRIRGAMIDELRALDWIPRSVRQKARAVERAYATLEAQLRRTPTEHEVAGEMGIGVEELHAVFSQLSLANVVALEELLHVGGEGGGDRLSLMDTLEDTAADNPVEVAEDRELRRLLARAINTLPEREKTVVTLYYYEGLTLAEIGNVLGVTESRVSQIHTKSVLQLRAKLADVGR, from the coding sequence ATGCCCCAGCACACCTCAGGGTCTGACCGCGCTGCGGTGCCCCCCGCTGCCCGCGGCAGCGTGCGGACCACCGCGCCCTCGTCCCTCGAGGCGCTGTGGCGCTCGTACAAGGAAAGCGGTGACGAGCGGCTGCGGGAGCAGCTGATCCTGCACTACTCGCCCCTGGTGAAGTACGTGGCCGGCCGGGTCAGCGTGGGCCTGCCGCCCAATGTGGAACAGGCCGACTTCGTCTCCTCCGGGGTCTTCGGGCTGATCGACGCCATCGAGAAGTTCGACATCGAACGGTCCATCAAGTTCGAGACGTACGCGATCACCCGGATCCGGGGCGCGATGATCGACGAGCTGCGGGCGCTGGACTGGATCCCGCGCTCGGTCCGGCAGAAGGCGCGGGCCGTGGAGCGGGCCTACGCCACGCTCGAAGCCCAGCTGCGCCGCACCCCGACCGAGCACGAGGTCGCCGGCGAGATGGGCATCGGCGTGGAGGAACTCCACGCCGTGTTCAGCCAGTTGTCGCTCGCCAACGTGGTGGCCCTGGAGGAGCTGCTGCACGTCGGAGGCGAGGGCGGCGGCGACCGCCTCTCTCTGATGGACACCCTGGAGGACACCGCCGCCGACAACCCGGTCGAGGTGGCCGAGGACCGCGAGCTGCGCAGGCTCCTGGCCCGGGCCATCAACACCCTGCCGGAGCGGGAGAAGACCGTGGTGACGCTCTACTACTACGAGGGCCTCACGCTGGCCGAGATCGGCAACGTCCTCGGCGTCACGGAGAGCAGGGTCAGCCAGATCCACACCAAGTCGGTGCTCCAACTGCGGGCCAAGCTGGCGGATGTCGGCCGGTGA
- a CDS encoding YifB family Mg chelatase-like AAA ATPase has product MGFARACSVALVGVDGVVVEVQADLEPGLAAFTLVGLPDKTLVESRDRVRAAVVNSGAAWPQKKLTVGLSPASVPKSGAGFDLAVAAAVLGAAEVVDPAVIADLVLIGELGLDGRVRPVRGILPAVLAAADAGYRNVVVPQQCAAEAMLVPDVCVLGVRSLRQLIAVLTGGEVPEEEAPGPQGRPDPMLAGLVVPGAGLGTGISQRRPGEGEAPDFPDLSDVAGQHGARRALEVAASGGHHLFLSGPPGAGKTMLAERIPWILPPLSRQDSLEVTAVHSVAGILPPGEPLVARPPYCAPHHSATMQSLVGGGAGVPRPGAVSLAHRGVLFLDEAAEFSTKALDALRQPLESGHVVIARAAGVVRLPARFLMVLAANPCPCGRHTLLGAGCECPASVIRRYQARLSGPLLDRVDLRVEVEPVTRSDLLGRGGRGEATVAVADRVREARDRAAARLADTPWRLNAEVPGHELRTRWQAAPGALAQAERDLERGLLTARGLDRVLRVAWTVADLRARDRPEALDVAVALELRTGIARGAALAMGAGS; this is encoded by the coding sequence ATGGGCTTCGCACGGGCCTGTTCGGTCGCCCTGGTGGGCGTCGACGGCGTGGTGGTGGAGGTCCAGGCCGACCTGGAGCCCGGGCTCGCCGCCTTCACCCTGGTGGGGCTGCCCGACAAGACCCTGGTCGAGAGCCGGGACCGGGTGCGGGCCGCCGTGGTGAACTCGGGCGCCGCATGGCCGCAGAAGAAGCTCACCGTCGGGCTCAGCCCGGCCTCCGTGCCGAAATCCGGCGCCGGCTTCGACCTGGCTGTCGCAGCGGCGGTGCTGGGCGCCGCCGAGGTGGTCGATCCGGCCGTGATCGCCGACCTGGTGCTCATCGGGGAACTGGGACTGGACGGCCGGGTACGGCCGGTGCGGGGCATCCTGCCGGCGGTCCTCGCCGCGGCGGATGCCGGGTACCGGAACGTGGTGGTGCCGCAGCAGTGCGCCGCCGAGGCCATGCTCGTCCCCGACGTCTGCGTGCTCGGCGTCCGCAGCCTGCGCCAGCTGATCGCCGTCCTCACCGGCGGAGAGGTCCCCGAGGAGGAAGCACCGGGTCCCCAGGGGCGGCCGGACCCGATGCTGGCCGGGCTGGTCGTCCCCGGCGCCGGGCTCGGCACCGGGATTTCCCAGCGCCGGCCCGGGGAGGGCGAGGCCCCGGACTTCCCCGACCTCTCCGATGTCGCCGGGCAACACGGCGCCCGCCGGGCCCTGGAAGTGGCGGCCTCCGGAGGCCACCACCTCTTCCTCAGCGGGCCGCCGGGAGCGGGCAAGACGATGCTGGCAGAGCGGATCCCCTGGATCCTGCCGCCGCTCTCCCGGCAGGACTCGCTGGAGGTCACGGCCGTCCACTCGGTCGCCGGGATCCTGCCGCCCGGCGAACCGCTCGTCGCCCGGCCCCCGTACTGCGCGCCCCACCATTCCGCGACCATGCAGTCCCTGGTCGGCGGCGGAGCGGGGGTACCCCGGCCCGGGGCCGTCTCCTTGGCCCACCGGGGTGTGCTGTTCCTTGACGAGGCCGCCGAGTTCAGCACCAAGGCACTGGACGCGCTGCGCCAGCCGCTCGAATCGGGGCACGTGGTCATCGCCCGGGCCGCCGGGGTGGTGCGGCTTCCGGCCAGATTCCTGATGGTGCTCGCGGCGAACCCCTGCCCTTGCGGGCGGCACACCCTGCTCGGCGCCGGCTGCGAATGCCCGGCATCGGTGATCCGGCGCTACCAGGCACGGCTGTCCGGGCCGCTGCTGGACCGGGTGGACCTGCGCGTGGAGGTCGAGCCGGTCACCCGCTCCGACCTGCTGGGGCGCGGCGGCCGCGGGGAGGCCACGGTGGCCGTCGCCGACCGGGTGCGCGAGGCCCGGGACCGCGCCGCGGCCCGGCTCGCCGACACCCCCTGGCGACTCAACGCCGAGGTGCCCGGACACGAGCTGCGCACGCGCTGGCAGGCGGCCCCCGGGGCTCTGGCGCAGGCCGAGCGGGATCTGGAGCGCGGGCTGCTCACCGCCCGCGGGCTGGACCGGGTGCTGCGGGTCGCCTGGACCGTGGCCGACCTGCGGGCCCGGGACCGCCCGGAGGCACTCGACGTGGCCGTCGCCCTGGAACTCCGGACCGGCATCGCCCGCGGCGCCGCCCTGGCCATGGGAGCCGGCTCATGA
- the dprA gene encoding DNA-processing protein DprA: protein MSASAGPEGTDAELLARAALTRVLEPGDEHGGRWLREHGAVGLIRMLTGPDSEAAALAGVGEQRLAGYRRRAALADPRRDLAAAARSGGRFICPGSAQWPTQLDDLGDARPVGLWLRGRPDLRTWALRSVAVVGARACTPYGAHMAQTLAAGLAERGWVVVSGAAYGVDAAAHRGALASGGATAAVLACGVDVAYPRGHAGLLGRIADQGLVLGELPPGSHPTPSRFVLRNRVIAALTRGTVVVEAAHRSGSLVTARRAQQLGRFTMGIPGPATSGLSGGVHELLRGEAVLVTDAAEVVELVGGMGELAPERRGPVLARDLLHRDTARVLEALPAGRLVHADEVALAAGTGTDEVIGRLYELHSLGFVERQGEGWQLTTQSPEGGTQSGGTRRGGR, encoded by the coding sequence ATGAGCGCCTCCGCCGGGCCCGAGGGGACCGATGCGGAGCTGTTGGCGCGGGCTGCACTGACCCGGGTGCTGGAGCCCGGCGACGAGCACGGCGGACGGTGGCTGCGCGAGCACGGCGCCGTCGGGCTGATACGGATGCTGACCGGCCCGGACAGCGAGGCGGCGGCGCTGGCCGGGGTGGGGGAGCAGCGGCTCGCCGGATACCGCAGACGGGCGGCGCTCGCCGACCCGCGGCGGGACCTGGCGGCCGCCGCCCGCAGCGGCGGCCGGTTCATCTGCCCCGGCTCGGCGCAGTGGCCGACCCAGCTGGACGACCTCGGCGACGCCCGGCCCGTCGGGCTCTGGCTCCGCGGCAGACCGGACCTGCGGACCTGGGCGCTGCGCTCCGTCGCCGTGGTCGGCGCCCGGGCCTGCACCCCGTACGGCGCGCACATGGCCCAGACCCTGGCCGCCGGGCTCGCCGAGCGGGGCTGGGTGGTGGTCTCCGGGGCGGCGTACGGGGTCGATGCCGCCGCCCATCGCGGCGCCCTCGCCTCGGGCGGCGCCACGGCCGCGGTGCTCGCCTGCGGCGTGGACGTCGCCTACCCCCGCGGTCATGCCGGGCTGCTCGGCCGGATCGCCGACCAAGGGCTGGTGCTGGGCGAGCTGCCGCCCGGCAGCCACCCGACCCCCAGCCGGTTCGTCCTGCGCAACCGGGTCATCGCCGCCCTCACCCGGGGCACCGTCGTGGTGGAGGCGGCCCATCGCAGCGGCTCCCTGGTCACGGCCCGGCGGGCCCAGCAGCTCGGGCGGTTCACCATGGGCATCCCCGGACCGGCCACCAGCGGGCTCTCCGGCGGAGTGCACGAACTGCTGCGCGGCGAGGCGGTGCTCGTCACCGACGCCGCGGAAGTCGTCGAGCTGGTCGGCGGCATGGGTGAACTGGCTCCCGAGCGGCGCGGCCCGGTGCTCGCCCGGGACCTTCTGCACCGGGACACCGCCCGCGTGCTCGAAGCACTCCCGGCCGGCCGGCTCGTGCACGCCGACGAAGTCGCCCTCGCCGCAGGCACCGGCACCGATGAAGTCATCGGCAGACTGTACGAACTTCACTCTCTGGGGTTCGTCGAACGGCAGGGCGAGGGCTGGCAGTTGACCACACAATCACCTGAAGGAGGCACACAATCCGGCGGCACCCGGCGAGGCGGTCGTTGA
- a CDS encoding TetR/AcrR family transcriptional regulator, protein MAEHRSMQRGALLDAARSLLSEGGTEALTFPALAERTGLARSSVYEYFRSRAAVVEELCAVDFPVWAAEIEAAMEQAQSPEAKVEAYVRSQLGLVGDRRHRAVVAISASELDAGAREKIRAAHGGLVAMIVEALGALGHEQPRLAAMLLQGVVDAAVRRIELGAAEDPTVVTEAAVAMALRGVGG, encoded by the coding sequence GTGGCCGAGCACCGGTCGATGCAGCGCGGCGCCCTGCTGGACGCTGCGCGCTCCCTGTTGTCCGAAGGCGGGACGGAAGCGCTGACCTTCCCCGCCCTGGCGGAGCGCACCGGCCTCGCCCGGTCCTCCGTGTACGAGTACTTCCGCTCCCGCGCGGCCGTGGTCGAAGAGCTGTGCGCCGTGGACTTCCCCGTCTGGGCCGCCGAGATCGAGGCGGCGATGGAGCAGGCGCAGTCGCCGGAGGCGAAGGTCGAGGCCTACGTGCGGAGCCAGCTGGGGCTGGTCGGGGACCGGCGGCACCGGGCGGTGGTGGCGATCTCGGCCAGTGAGCTGGACGCGGGGGCGCGGGAGAAGATCCGTGCTGCGCACGGGGGGCTCGTGGCGATGATCGTGGAGGCGCTCGGAGCCCTGGGGCATGAGCAGCCCCGGCTTGCCGCGATGCTGCTGCAGGGTGTGGTGGACGCTGCGGTCCGGCGCATCGAGCTCGGTGCTGCCGAGGATCCCACCGTGGTGACGGAGGCGGCCGTGGCCATGGCCCTGCGGGGTGTAGGGGGCTGA